Proteins encoded together in one Ipomoea triloba cultivar NCNSP0323 chromosome 4, ASM357664v1 window:
- the LOC116015033 gene encoding CSC1-like protein At3g54510, translated as MLFEDEPLFFGRINFFVVCSLIGMVVLLPLNYTGSSVRPKSYHSMDAFAISNISSGSNRLWVHFSVLCFVSCYALYLLYKECSYILLKRIQQLRNKRQYPNQFTILVRRIPFCQEHKVRGCCIDHFFTKHHPYSYQSYQILYDGKELENLVNKAKSAAKRIEDLKVKQSTNKRSGKSFLSGACRKKDKIEKLEQMLQELHSKIRHVRRKMMLQEKELPVAFVTFRSRWGAVIAAQSQQHSNPLLWITEMAPEPRDVLWRNLAIPYRILPLYEIVILVAVVFLTLFFAIPVTAVQGIAKYERLSKWFPPVKALELIPGLKSVVTGYLPSAILNGFIYIIPFAMIGLSRLAGYITRSKKDMKACKMVFYFLVGNVFFLSLLSGSLLDQIGQSFSQPKYIPSRLASAVSAQADFFMTYILTNGLSGFSLEILQPGLLIWDAIKPSTWDRGKSSHRCFFHFWLATFFLAMSSSPTRLKTCI; from the exons ATGCTGTTTGAAGATGAACCTTTGTTTTTTGGCAGGATCAACTTCTTTGTGGTTTGCTCTCTCATTGGTATGGTAGTTCTTCTCCCACTAAATTACACGGGTAGTAGTGTGCGACCAAAGAGCTATCATTCCATGGATGCTTTTGCAATATCTAATATCAGTAGTGGCTCTAACAG GCTTTGGGTGCATTTTTCAGTCCTATGTTTTGTTTCTTGTTATGCATTATACTTGCTATACAAG GAATGTTCTTATATTTTACTGAAAAGGATTCAACAACTGCGTAACAAAAGGCAATACCCCAACCAGTTCACCATTCTGGTTCGACGAATTCCATTTTGCCAAGAACACAAGGTTCGGGGATGCTGCATAGACCACTTTTTCACCAAGCATCATCCATATTCATATCAGTCTTATCAGATTCTTTATGACGGGAAGGAACTTGAAAATTTGGTG AACAAGGCAAAGTCTGCTGCAAAGAGGATTGAGGACCTAAAAGTGAAACAATCAACTAACAAACGCAGTGGAAAGTCTTTTCTTTCTGGTGCATGTAGAAAGAAAGATAAGATTGAGAAACTTGAGCAAATGCTTCAAGAACTTCATTCCAAAATAAGGCACGTAAGACGTAAAATGATGCTTCAAGAGAAG GAATTGCCAGTTGCATTTGTTACATTCAGGTCACGATGGGGTGCTGTTATAGCCGCTCAATCTCAGCAGCATTCAAATCCCTTACTTTGGATCACTGAAATGGCTCCAGAACCAAGGGATGTGCTTTGGCGAAATTTAGCAATTCCGTATAGGATCTTGCCACTTTATGAGATTGTAATTCTTGTTGCGGTGGTGTTTCTCACTCTTTTCTTTGCTATACCAGTTACAGCAGTTCAAGGGATCGCCAAATATGAAAGACTGAGCAAATGGTTTCCACCCGTAAAGGCTCTGGAGTTAAT TCCAGGATTAAAGTCTGTGGTTACAGGATACCTTCCGAGTGCCATTCTCAATGGGTTCATTTACATTATACCGTTTGCCATGATCGGGCTGTCAAGATTAGCGGGCTATATCACGAGAAGTAAAAAGGATATGAAAGCGTGCAAGATGGTGTTTTATTTTCTCGTGGGAAATGTATTCTTTTTAAGCTTGTTATCGGGGTCCTTACTTGATCAGATCGGACAATCTTTCTCTCAACCCAAGTATATTCCTAGTCGTCTTGCTAGCGCCGTCTCTGCCCAA GCAGACTTCTTTATGACATATATCTTGACCAATGGCCTGTCCGGATTTTCTTTGGAGATTCTTCAGCCCGGATTACTTATTTGGGATGCTATAAAGCCATCCACGTGGGATCGCGGGAAG TCGTCTCACCGCTGCTTCTTCCATTTCTGGTTGGCTACTTTCTTCTTGGCTATGTCGTCGTCACCAACCAG ATTGAAGACGTGTATATAA